A portion of the bacterium genome contains these proteins:
- the tuf gene encoding elongation factor Tu (EF-Tu; promotes GTP-dependent binding of aminoacyl-tRNA to the A-site of ribosomes during protein biosynthesis; when the tRNA anticodon matches the mRNA codon, GTP hydrolysis results; the inactive EF-Tu-GDP leaves the ribosome and release of GDP is promoted by elongation factor Ts; many prokaryotes have two copies of the gene encoding EF-Tu) — protein VEMVMPGDNIKMSIELITPIAMEEGLRFAIREGGRTVGAGVVAKIIE, from the coding sequence GGTTGAGATGGTGATGCCGGGCGACAACATCAAGATGTCGATCGAGCTGATCACGCCGATCGCGATGGAGGAGGGCCTGCGCTTCGCGATCCGCGAGGGCGGCCGCACCGTCGGCGCGGGCGTCGTCGCCAAGATCATCGAGTAG